Proteins encoded within one genomic window of Humulus lupulus chromosome 1, drHumLupu1.1, whole genome shotgun sequence:
- the LOC133834747 gene encoding uncharacterized protein LOC133834747 yields the protein MAMDFVVGFPRTTKQHGSTWVIIDRLTNLAYFLPVKTTYIAYQYAELYVKEIMQLHGVPKFIISDRVEKQILGPEAVREASEAVEKIRTRMLTAQSRQKSYTDSKCREVEFTVGDLVFLRVSPMKGMVCFGKRGKLSPRYIGPFEILDKVGQVAYHFSLPPALTDTYNVFHISMLQKYVSDLSHVLSYKLIKLRQDLSYDKQPVQIIEKGIKELRFQKIPLVKVLWKNCSVREAT from the exons atggccatggactttgtggtgggatttCCAAGGACCACAAAGCAACACGGCTCAACTTGGGTGATTATTGATCGACTCACGAATTTGGCATATTTTCTTCCggttaagacaacttatattgCATATCAGTATGCAGAGCTATATGTAAAGGAAATTATGCAACTTCATGGAGTACCAAAGTTTATCATATCAGACAGAG TTGAGAAGCAGATACtaggtcctgaagcagttagggaagccagtgaaGCGGTGGAGAAAATCAGAACGAGGATGCTAACTGcccagagtagacaaaagagctatACAGATTCAAAATGCCGAGAAGTTGAATTCACAGTAGGTGACCTTGTGTTTCTAAGGGTATCACCTATGAAAGGCATGGTGTGTTTTGGAAAGAGGGGTAAACTAAGCCCAAGATACATAGGTCCAttcgagatattggacaaggttgGACAAGTTGCATATCATTTTTCTTTACCACCAGCGCTGACAGATACGTACAACGTTTTTCACATTTCTATGCTGCAAAAGTACGTGTCAGACCTATCCCATGTGTTGAGTTACAAGCTAATAAAGTTAAGGCAGGACCTTAGCTATGACAAGCAGCCAGTGCAAATcatagaaaagggaatcaaggaattgagatTCCAGaagattccactagttaaggtcctaTGGAAGAACTGTTCGGTGAGGGAAGCAACCTGa